The Medicago truncatula cultivar Jemalong A17 chromosome 4, MtrunA17r5.0-ANR, whole genome shotgun sequence genome includes a region encoding these proteins:
- the LOC25492968 gene encoding transmembrane emp24 domain-containing protein p24delta9, giving the protein MINLNSKPFFHLSLLLLILFSSSTESLRFELKSSLTKCISEDIKSNSMTVGKYTIVNPNEGYPLPDSHRITVRVTSSHGNNYHYGDRVQSGQFAFAAAEAGDYMTCFWAVENKPEVTLTIDLEWKTGVAAKDWPNVAKKGQVDVMELELKKLQDTVTSIHDEMFFLREREEEMQELNRNTDNRMFWLSLLSLFICLSVAGLQLWHLKSFFEKKKLI; this is encoded by the exons ATGATTAACCTTAACTCAAAACCCTTTTttcatctttctcttctacttctCATCCTGTTTTCATCTTCCACTGAATCCCTCAGATTTGAACTCAAATCTTCTTTAACCAAATGCATCTCAGAAGACATCAAAAGCAATTCCATGACAGTTGGAAAATACACCATCGTTAACCCCAACGAGGGTTACCCTTTACCTGATTCACACAGAATCACCGTCAGG GTTACTTCGTCTCATGGAAATAACTATCACTATGGAGATCGTGTTCAATCTGGTCAGTTTGCATTTGCTGCAGCAGAAGCTGGTGATTACATGACTTGTTTTTGGGCTGTGGAGAATAAACCTGAGGTGACGTTGACTATTGATTTGGAATGGAAAACTGGTGTGGCAGCTAAGGATTGGCCCAATGTTGCTAAGAAAGGTCAAGTTGAT GTAATGGAACTAGAACTAAAGAAGTTACAAGATACTGTTACTTCCATTCATGACGAGATGTTTTTTCTTCGTGAAAG AGAGGAAGAAATGCAGGAGCTTAACAGAAATACCGACAACAGAATGTTCTGGTTGAGTTTGCTTTCACTCTTCATCTGCTTATCAGTAGCAGGGTTGCAACTATGGCACTTGAAGTCCTTCTTCGAGAAAAAgaaactcatttaa
- the LOC25492969 gene encoding integrin-linked protein kinase 1: MSSGSSNSKEKEKARVSRTSLILWHAHQNDAAAVRKLLQEDPSLVNATDYDNRTPLHVASLHGWIDVANCLLEFGADVNAQDRWKNTPLADAEGSKKSNVIELLKSKGGLSYGQTGSHFEPRAVPPPLPNKCDWEIDPSELDFSSSARIGKGSFGEILKAHWRGTPVAVKRILPSLSEDRMVIQDFRHEVNLLVKLRHPNIVQFLGAVTDRKPLMLITEYLRGGDLHQYLKDKGSLSPATAINFSMDIARGMAYLHNEPNVIIHRDLKPRNVLLVNSSADHLKVGDFGLSKLITVQSSHDVYKMTGETGSYRYMAPEVFKHRRYEKKVDVYSFAMILYEMLEGEPPFASYEPYDGAKHAAEGHRPPFRAKGYIPELQELTQQCWAADMNQRPHFIEILKRLEKIKENLPTDHHWHLFAS; the protein is encoded by the exons ATGAGTTCAGGAAGCAGTAAcagcaaagaaaaagaaaaagcacGAGTGAGTCGAACCTCACTCATACTATGGCACGCTCATCAAAACGACGCCGCTGCTGTTCGTAAACTTCTTCAAGAAGATCCTTCTCTCGTTAACGCTACTGATTACGATAACCGTACTCCTCTTCACGTCGCTTCTCTTCACGGTTGGATCGACGTTGCCAATTGCTTGCTTGAATTCGGCGCTGATGTCAACGCTCAAGATCGCTGGAAAAACACC CCTTTGGCGGATGCGGAAGGATCTAAGAAGAGTAACGTGATTGAGTTGTTGAAATCGAAAGGAGGATTGTCTTAT gGACAAACGGGAAGTCATTTTGAACCGAGGGCGGTTCCGCCCCCGTTGCCTAATAAGTGTGATTGGGAAATTGATCCTTCTGAACTTGATTTCTCAAGTTCTGCGCGCATTGGAAAG GGATCTTTCGGTGAGATTTTGAAAGCCCATTGGCGCGGAACGCCAGTTGCTGTCAAGCGCATTCTTCCATCCCTTTCAGAAGATAGAATGGTGAT TCAGGACTTTAGGCATGAGGTCAATTTGTTGGTGAAGCTTCGACACCCAAATATAGTTCAGTTTCTTGGAGCTGTTACCGACAGGAAGCCCCTCATGTTAATTACTGAGTATCTTAGAGGG gGTGATCTCCACCAGTACCTCAAAGATAAAGGTTCACTTAGCCCTGCAACAGCTATTAACTTTTCCATGGATATTGCCAG aggaATGGCCTATCTTCACAATGAACCAAATGTTATAATTCATAGAGACCTAAAGCCAAG GAATGTTCTTTTAGTCAACTCTAGTGCTGACCATTTAAAAGTTGGAGATTTTGGATTGAGTAAGCTTATCACTGTCCAGAGTTCTCATGATGTATACAAGATGACCGGTGAAACTGGGAGCT ATCGCTATATGGCTCCGGAAGTTTTCAAACATCGGAGGTATGAGAAAAAGGTCGACGTGTACTCCTTTGCAATGATTTTGTATGAG ATGCTTGAAGGTGAACCACCTTTTGCAAGTTATGAACCTTATGATGGAGCAAAACACGCCGCTGAAGGGCACAGGCCTCCTTTTCGAGCTAAGGGTTATATCCCTGAATTGCAGGA GTTAACGCAGCAATGTTGGGCTGCTGATATGAATCAAAGACCTCATTTCATAGAGATCCTTAAGCGGCTTGAAAAGATCAAGGAAAATCTACCAACAGATCATCACTGGCACTTGTTTGCTTCATAA
- the LOC25492970 gene encoding uncharacterized protein, with amino-acid sequence MEEINEWQEIEQHTTLESSGWNRIIIKENNNIEVQGGSNPPSSCSSSSTPTHHEEGISSPMTASSSVGGEKGETPTPAATPLDWANEVNKMLKVRMEAMRVEIVRVASKVRNCAMCAGAFWSITCVAGAVAVTAVLVYVGIQRRRRKVDGSEYLLRQKDEKISQLLLNIAHLNEALSSRRKVQVHRISG; translated from the exons ATGGAGGAAATAAACGAGTGGCAAGAAATCGAACAACACACAACTCTCGAATCCTCTGGCTGGAACAGAATAATCATcaaggaaaacaacaatattgaagTTCAGGGAGGGAGTAATCCtccttcttcttgttcttcttcttccactccTACTCATCATGAAGAAGGAATTTCCTCACCCATGACGGCGTCAAGTTCCGTTGGTGGCGAGAAGGGTGAAACCCCCACGCCGGCTGCAACGCCATTGGATTGGGCTAATGAAGTGAATAAGATGTTGAAGGTGCGGATGGAGGCTATGAGAGTGGAAATTGTGAGGGTGGCTTCTAAGGTTCGTAACTGTGCAATGTGTGCGGGGGCGTTTTGGTCAATTACGTGCGTGGCTGGAGCTGTAGCTGTGACCGCGGTGTTGGTTTACGTCGGGATTCAAAGGCGTCGCCGGAAGGTGGACGGTTCGGAATATCTCCTTAGGCAAAAAGATGAG AAAATTAGCCAACTCTTGCTTAATATTGCACATCTGAATGAAGCCTTATCATCACGTCGCAAGGTTCAGGTGCATCGAATTAGTGGCTGA
- the LOC25492972 gene encoding CSC1-like protein At1g69450: MIVSALLTSVGINTALCVLFFTLYSILRKQPSNYKVYIPRLLAEGISRKKPFKLKQLIPSPDWVAKAWNLSEDELFSSSGLDALVFMHLITFSLKIFTFAGVIGIFVLLPVNLWGNQLEEVDMYDFAGNSLDVFTISNVNSGSNWLWVHFLAVYMVSGFTCFQLHHEYKYIASKRISYFSSSKPLPHQFTILVHSIPTSSSCSISESVDSFFRELYPSTYLSHVVIRRTNKIQTLLSKSKNLYKRIRQLRSNSTQQNYNHGGGILGLFGSKKDDLIDHYGKKLEDIEQNVRLRQAEASLIAEEARAAFVFFKSRYGAASAFHLQPSINPTQWITEPAPAPKDVYWPFFSESFMKQWVSKLVVIVVCILFTISFLIPVVLVQGLTNLKQLEILFPFLASILSIKFVTQIITGYLPSLILQMSLKLVPPVMGFLSSIQGYISHSDIEMSASKKVIWFTVWNVFFATVFSGSILHQLYVILDLREITSNLAVAVPAQASFFIPYVATTGWTNVLSELFQILPFISSLIKRPFTKQEDEFEAPSLAYHRDVPRILFFGLLGITYFFLAPLIIPFLLVYLCLAYIIYRNQFINVYTPKYETAGRFWPIVHDSMIFSLVLMQLIAVGSFALKKLSPASTWTLPLPVFTLLFNYYCRRRFLPIFTAYSAESLVKKDREDEKDPAAMNEFYNQLLIVYKDPALFPIHHSSSTDSLVSPLLS, translated from the exons ATGATTGTTTCAGCTCTTTTGACATCTGTTGGAATAAACACTGCTTTATGTGTTTTGTTCTTTACACTTTATTCTATTTTGAGGAAACAACCGAGTAATTATAAAGTTTATATACCACGTTTGTTAGCTGAAGGAATTTCTAGAAAAAAACCTTTCAAGTTGAAACAACTTATACCTTCTCCTGATTGGGTTGCAAAAGCTTGGAACCTTTCTGAGGATGAACTCTTTTCGTCCTCCGGTTTAGATGCTCTTGTCTTTATGCATCTCATAACCTTCAG CTTGAAAATATTTACTTTTGCTGGGGTTATTGGGATCTTTGTGCTTCTTCCTGTGAATTTGTGGGGAAATCAGCTAGAAGAGGTTGATATGTATGACTTTGCCGGTAACTCTCTAGATGTGTTTACCATATCAAATGTCAACAGTGGCTCTAACTG GTTGTGGGTCCATTTTCTTGCTGTATATATGGTATCTGGATTCACTTGCTTTCAACTTCATCAT GAATATAAATACATAGCTTCCAAAagaatttcttatttttcttcatccAAACCTCTGCCACATCAGTTCACCATTTTAGTTCACAGTATTCCTACTTCTTCAAGTTGCAGTATCAGTGAGAGTGTTGACAGCTTCTTTAGAGAGTTATACCCGTCTACATATCTCTCACATGTCGTTATTCGCCGcacaaacaaaatccaaactCTCCTG AGTAAGTCAAAGAATTTGTATAAAAGGATTCGACAATTACGTTCAAATTCTACTCAACAAAACTATAACCATGGTGGTGGTATACTTGGACTTTTTGGATCTAAAAAAGATGACCTTATAGATCATTATGGAAAGAAGTTGGAGGACATCGAGCAGAATGTAAGATTGAGGCAAGCAGAAGCTTCATTGATAGCAGAA GAGGCTCGAGCGGCTTTTGTGTTCTTCAAGTCCCGTTACGGTGCTGCATCTGCTTTCCATTTGCAACCGTCAATCAATCCAACTCAGTGGATTACTGAGCCAGCTCCGGCACCTAAGGATGTTTACTGGCCTTTCTTTTCTGAATCATTCATGAAACAATGGGTTTCTAAGTTGGTGGTTATAGTTGTGTGTATTCTTTTCACAATTTCGTTCCTTATACCAGTTGTACTCGTTCAGGGGCTTACCAACCTGAAACAATTGGAAATTTTGTTTCCTTTCTTGGCAAGTATTCTATCTAT AAAATTTGTTACTCAAATAATTACAGGATACCTTCCCAGTCTTATTCTTCAGATGTCTCTGAAGTTAGTGCCTCCTGTTATGGGGTTTCTTTCCTCCATTCAAGGATACATCTCACACAGTGATATAGAAATGAGTGCATCTAAAAAAGTAATATGGTTCACAGTATGGAATGTTTTTTTCGCAACCGTATTTTCTGGCTCAATTCTGCATCAGCTCTATGTCATACTTGATCTAAGGGAAATTACTAGCAACCTAGCAGTGGCAGTCCCGGCACAG GCATCATTTTTCATTCCATATGTTGCCACAACAGGATGGACAAACGTGTTGTCAGAACTATTTCAGATACTTCCTTTCATTTCAAGTTTGATAAAAAGGCCCTTCACAAAACAAGAGGATGAATTTGAAGCTCCATCTCTTGCTTACCACAGAGATGTTCCAAGAATCCTTTTCTTTGGACTTCTTGGTATTACATATTTCTTCTTAGCTCCGCTAATTATACCATTCCTCTTGGTCTATCTCTGTCTTGCATACATCATTTATCGAAACCAG TTCATAAACGTATATACACCAAAGTATGAAACTGCAGGGAGATTCTGGCCTATTGTCCACGATTCAATGATATTTTCTCTAGTACTTATGCAACTCATTGCAGTGGGAagttttgcattaaaaaaactTTCTCCAGCTTCAACTTGGACTCTTCCTCTACCAGTATTCACTCTTCTCTTTAATTATTACTGCCGAAGACGATTCTTGCCTATATTTACTGCATACTCAGCCGAG AGTTTAGTAAAGAAGGATAGGGAAGACGAAAAGGATCCTGCCGCAATGAATGAATTTTACAACCAATTGTTAATTGTATATAAAGATCCTGCTTTGTTTCCAATTCATCACTCATCAAGCACTGATAGTCTTGTTAGCCCCCTTTTATCTTAA